In a single window of the Streptomyces cinnabarinus genome:
- a CDS encoding cation:proton antiporter — MHNTTAMLIELGAIILALGLLGRLAGRVGFSPIPLYLLAGLAFGHGGILPLQASEEFVATGAEIGVILLLLLLGLEYSASELVNTLKTQYPSGAVDFVLNATPGAVAALILGWGPVAAVALAGVTWISSSGVIAKVLGDLGRLGNRETPVVLGVLVIEDLAMALYLPILTALLAGAGLAGGGLTLLISLGTVGAVLYVALRHGRLISRAVSSDNAEMLLLVVLGLTLLVAGIAQQLQVSAAVGAFLVGIAVSGEVAEGASSLLTPLRDLFAAVFFVFFGLSTDPSDIPPVLALALLLALVTALTKVATGWYAARRAGILGAGRWRAGGTLVARGEFSIVIAGLAVGVEPRVGPLATAYVLILVVVGPLTARWTEPLARRLDRRRTRRTAVSTPLSAPADAGRAQCVPADV; from the coding sequence GTGCACAACACCACCGCCATGCTCATCGAACTCGGCGCGATCATCCTCGCCCTGGGCCTGCTGGGCCGACTCGCCGGACGAGTGGGCTTCTCACCCATACCCCTCTACCTGCTGGCCGGGCTCGCCTTCGGCCACGGCGGCATCCTGCCCCTCCAGGCCAGCGAGGAGTTCGTGGCCACCGGCGCCGAGATCGGCGTCATCCTGCTGCTGCTCCTGCTCGGCCTGGAGTACAGCGCGTCCGAGCTCGTCAACACCCTCAAGACCCAGTACCCCTCCGGCGCGGTCGACTTCGTCCTCAACGCGACGCCCGGCGCCGTGGCGGCACTGATCCTGGGCTGGGGTCCGGTGGCCGCCGTAGCGCTGGCCGGTGTCACCTGGATCTCCTCCTCCGGGGTGATCGCCAAGGTCCTCGGCGACCTGGGCCGGCTCGGCAACCGCGAGACCCCCGTCGTGCTCGGCGTCCTCGTCATCGAGGACCTCGCCATGGCGCTCTACCTGCCGATCCTCACCGCCCTGCTCGCGGGCGCCGGCCTGGCGGGCGGCGGCCTCACCCTGCTGATCTCCCTGGGCACCGTCGGCGCCGTCCTCTACGTCGCGCTCCGCCACGGACGGCTGATCAGCCGAGCGGTCTCCTCCGACAACGCGGAGATGCTCCTGCTGGTCGTCCTCGGCCTCACCCTCCTCGTCGCCGGTATCGCGCAGCAGCTCCAGGTCTCCGCCGCCGTCGGCGCCTTCCTCGTCGGCATCGCCGTCTCCGGCGAGGTCGCCGAGGGCGCCAGCAGCCTCCTCACCCCGCTGCGCGACCTGTTCGCCGCCGTCTTCTTCGTCTTCTTCGGCCTGTCCACCGACCCCTCCGACATCCCGCCGGTCCTCGCCCTCGCCCTGCTCCTCGCCCTCGTCACCGCCCTCACCAAGGTCGCGACCGGCTGGTACGCCGCACGCCGGGCCGGAATCCTGGGCGCGGGCCGCTGGCGGGCGGGCGGCACCCTGGTGGCCCGGGGCGAGTTCTCCATCGTCATCGCCGGACTCGCGGTCGGTGTCGAGCCCCGCGTCGGCCCCCTGGCCACCGCCTACGTCCTGATCCTCGTCGTCGTCGGCCCCCTCACCGCCCGCTGGACCGAGCCGCTGGCCCGTCGCCTCGACCGTCGCCGCACCCGTCGTACCGCCGTGTCCACGCCGCTCTCCGCACCGGCCGACGCGGGGCGCGCCCAGTGCGTACCCGCCGACGTCTGA
- a CDS encoding PucR family transcriptional regulator, whose translation MHSTPDAFLDGYVRILTEASRTGRRLTRDELRSRRELGARAAASGHGWRVLMREHLAVSRTFWPTAAAPDSVLSVIEQAVDAFADGYEHAQRLVVRQEEAARREFIDDLLHGRGDAGRLAARAERFGLRLARAHAVAVAEGPAKYDETDPVPRQVQDALFTRFESRRVLFTTKDGRMVCVAPGDQDDVLTHFAERAGAATDGGRVAIGRPRPGAVGIGHSYEEALNTLEVAGRMGFDEPLLRAADLLVFPVLARDRQALTDLVRSTLDPLEQARGGARPLLDTLTVYFDTGCVAAETARRLSLSVRALTYRLERIHALTGTDPTSPAHRYTLQTAVIGARLLDWPSRPL comes from the coding sequence ATGCACAGCACACCCGATGCGTTCCTCGACGGCTACGTCCGGATCCTGACGGAAGCCTCCCGCACCGGCCGTCGCCTCACCCGTGACGAACTGCGCTCCCGGCGTGAACTCGGTGCGAGAGCCGCGGCGTCGGGCCACGGCTGGCGGGTGCTGATGCGCGAGCATCTCGCCGTCAGCCGTACCTTCTGGCCCACCGCGGCCGCGCCGGACAGCGTCCTGTCCGTCATCGAGCAGGCCGTGGACGCCTTCGCGGACGGCTACGAGCACGCGCAGCGCCTGGTCGTCCGGCAGGAGGAGGCCGCCAGGAGGGAGTTCATCGACGACCTCCTGCACGGACGGGGCGACGCCGGTCGTCTCGCCGCCCGGGCCGAGCGGTTCGGGCTGCGGCTGGCACGTGCCCACGCCGTCGCCGTCGCCGAGGGCCCCGCCAAGTACGACGAGACCGACCCCGTACCCCGTCAGGTGCAGGACGCCCTGTTCACCCGCTTCGAGAGCCGCCGGGTCCTGTTCACCACCAAGGACGGCCGGATGGTCTGCGTCGCCCCCGGGGACCAGGACGACGTCCTGACCCACTTCGCCGAACGGGCCGGCGCGGCCACCGACGGCGGCCGGGTCGCCATCGGCCGCCCCCGGCCCGGCGCCGTGGGCATCGGGCACAGCTACGAGGAGGCCCTCAACACCCTTGAGGTCGCCGGGCGCATGGGCTTCGACGAACCGCTCCTGCGCGCCGCCGACCTGCTGGTCTTCCCCGTGCTCGCGCGCGACCGGCAGGCCCTGACGGACCTCGTGCGCAGCACCCTCGACCCGCTGGAGCAGGCCCGCGGCGGAGCCCGGCCGCTCCTCGACACGCTGACCGTCTACTTCGACACCGGCTGCGTGGCCGCCGAGACCGCACGACGACTGTCGCTGAGCGTACGGGCCCTGACCTACCGTCTGGAACGCATCCACGCCCTCACCGGCACCGACCCCACCAGCCCCGCCCACCGCTACACCCTGCAGACCGCGGTCATCGGCGCCCGGCTGCTCGACTGGCCGAGCAGACCGCTGTGA
- a CDS encoding cation:proton antiporter, giving the protein MHSSSVFLIEFGAILLGLGLLGRFAGRFRFSPIPLYLLGGLAFGEGGLLPLGTSEEFVAIGAEIGVILLLLMLGLEYTASDLVSSLKTQYPAGLVDFALNALPGAAMALLLGWGPVAAVVLAGVTWVSSSGVIAKVLRDLGRLGNRETPVVLGILVLEDLSMAVYLPIVTALLAGTGLAAGGLTLAVALGVAGLVLLLAVRYGRHVSRFVSSDDPEKLLLVVLGLTLLVAGLAQRLQVSAAVGAFLVGIALSGEVAEGAHHLLAPLRDLFAAVFFVFFGLHTDPSSIPPVFLPALALAVVTALTKIATGYWAARRAGVSVRARWRAGGTLVARGEFSIVIAGLAVTAGIEPSLGPLATAYVLILVLLGPLAARFTEPVALRLTGRSRPSAGGAPIGAPRGPVDDQDAVGRS; this is encoded by the coding sequence GTGCACTCGTCCTCGGTCTTCCTGATCGAGTTCGGCGCGATCCTGCTCGGTCTGGGGCTGCTCGGCCGGTTCGCCGGGCGTTTCCGGTTCTCGCCCATCCCCCTGTATCTGCTGGGCGGGCTCGCCTTCGGTGAGGGCGGGCTGCTGCCGCTGGGGACCAGCGAGGAGTTCGTGGCGATCGGCGCCGAGATCGGCGTGATCCTGCTGCTGCTCATGCTGGGTCTGGAATACACCGCGAGCGATCTGGTCTCCAGCCTCAAGACCCAGTACCCGGCCGGGCTGGTCGACTTCGCGCTCAACGCCCTGCCCGGTGCGGCGATGGCGCTGCTGCTGGGCTGGGGCCCGGTGGCGGCGGTGGTGCTGGCCGGGGTGACCTGGGTCTCCTCATCGGGCGTGATCGCCAAGGTACTTCGGGACCTGGGGCGGCTGGGCAACCGGGAGACCCCGGTCGTCCTCGGCATCCTGGTCCTGGAAGACCTGTCCATGGCCGTGTACCTGCCGATCGTCACCGCGCTGCTGGCCGGGACCGGTCTGGCCGCGGGCGGCCTCACGCTGGCCGTCGCGCTCGGGGTGGCCGGCCTGGTGCTGCTGCTGGCGGTGCGCTACGGCCGCCATGTCTCGCGCTTCGTCTCCAGCGACGATCCGGAGAAGCTGCTGCTGGTGGTGCTGGGGCTGACCCTGCTGGTGGCGGGTCTCGCGCAGCGGTTGCAGGTCTCCGCCGCCGTGGGCGCGTTCCTGGTCGGTATCGCGCTCTCCGGCGAGGTCGCGGAGGGGGCGCACCATCTGCTGGCGCCGCTGCGCGATCTGTTCGCGGCGGTGTTCTTCGTCTTCTTCGGACTGCACACCGACCCGTCCAGCATTCCGCCGGTGTTCCTGCCCGCCCTGGCGCTGGCCGTGGTGACCGCGCTGACGAAGATCGCCACCGGTTACTGGGCCGCGCGCCGCGCCGGTGTCTCCGTCCGGGCCCGCTGGCGGGCGGGCGGCACGCTGGTGGCGCGGGGTGAGTTCTCCATCGTCATCGCCGGGCTCGCCGTCACCGCCGGGATCGAGCCGTCCCTGGGCCCGCTGGCGACGGCGTACGTCCTGATCCTGGTGCTGCTCGGCCCGCTCGCCGCCCGCTTCACGGAACCCGTGGCGCTGCGGCTGACGGGCAGGTCCCGGCCGAGTGCGGGTGGTGCGCCGATCGGAGCTCCGCGGGGGCCGGTGGACGACCAGGACGCGGTGGGCCGCTCCTGA
- a CDS encoding cation:proton antiporter regulatory subunit, producing MSSTPLPGIGVRYDLTTRERRRLSVVAHRDGSRTLSAYRTDDPDACDLSVRLTSGEAEAFIDALMPAHHSPSLLSTTELGLVAERIELSAVSHWNGRLLGDTRMRTDTGVSIVAVLRRAEAIPSPTPDFRLAGGDTLIVIGTREGVDAAAAILGRE from the coding sequence ATGAGCAGTACACCGTTGCCGGGGATCGGGGTCCGTTACGACCTCACCACGAGGGAGCGGCGGCGGCTGTCCGTGGTCGCGCACCGGGACGGGTCGCGGACGCTGAGCGCGTACCGCACGGACGACCCGGACGCCTGTGACCTGTCGGTGCGGCTGACCTCGGGGGAGGCGGAGGCGTTCATCGACGCGCTGATGCCCGCGCACCACAGCCCGAGTCTGCTGTCGACGACCGAACTGGGGCTGGTGGCCGAGCGGATCGAACTGTCCGCCGTCTCGCACTGGAACGGACGGCTGCTGGGCGACACCCGGATGCGCACCGACACCGGTGTCTCCATCGTGGCCGTGCTGCGCCGCGCCGAGGCGATCCCGTCGCCGACGCCGGACTTCCGGCTGGCCGGCGGCGACACCCTGATCGTGATCGGTACGCGCGAGGGCGTGGACGCCGCCGCGGCGATACTCGGCCGGGAGTGA
- a CDS encoding L-serine ammonia-lyase, which translates to MAISVFDLFSIGIGPSSSHTVGPMRAARMFARRLRNEGVLSSVASVRSELYGSLGATGHGHGTPKAVLLGLEGASPRTVDVETADDRIESIKSTGRLSLLGEQEIPFSFDDDLVLHRRKALPYHANGMTIWAFDASGAELLSKTYYSVGGGFVVDEDAVGADRIKLDDTVLKYPFRTGDELLRLTKETGLSISSLMLENERAWRTEEEIRTGLLEIWRVMQACVSRGMAREGILPGGLRVRRRASVSARQLRAEGDPLAHAMEWITLYAMAVNEENAAGGRVVTAPTNGAAGIIPAVLHYYINFVPGADEDGVVRFLLAAGAIGMLFKENASISGAEVGCQGEVGSACSMAAGALAEVLGGSPEQVENAAEIGMEHNLGLTCDPVGGLVQIPCIERNGMAAVKAVTAAKMAMRGDGSHKVSLDKVIKTMKDTGADMSVKYKETARGGLAVNIIEC; encoded by the coding sequence GTGGCCATCTCGGTCTTCGACCTGTTCTCGATCGGCATCGGCCCGTCGAGCTCCCACACGGTCGGCCCGATGCGTGCGGCCCGAATGTTCGCGCGCCGACTGCGCAACGAGGGCGTGCTGTCCTCGGTCGCCTCGGTCCGCTCCGAGCTGTACGGCTCACTGGGCGCGACCGGACACGGCCACGGCACCCCGAAGGCGGTGCTGCTCGGTCTGGAGGGTGCCTCGCCGCGCACGGTGGATGTGGAGACGGCGGACGACCGGATCGAGTCGATCAAGTCCACGGGCCGGCTCTCCCTCCTCGGCGAGCAGGAGATCCCGTTCTCCTTCGACGACGATCTGGTCCTGCACCGGCGCAAGGCGCTGCCGTACCACGCCAACGGCATGACGATATGGGCGTTCGACGCTTCGGGCGCGGAGCTCCTGTCGAAGACGTACTACTCGGTCGGCGGCGGCTTCGTGGTGGACGAGGACGCGGTGGGCGCCGACCGCATCAAGCTGGACGACACGGTCCTGAAGTACCCCTTCCGCACCGGTGACGAGCTCCTGCGGCTGACGAAGGAGACGGGCCTGTCGATCTCCTCGCTGATGCTGGAGAACGAGCGGGCCTGGCGCACCGAGGAGGAGATCCGCACCGGGCTGCTGGAGATCTGGCGGGTGATGCAGGCGTGCGTCTCGCGCGGCATGGCCCGTGAGGGCATCCTGCCGGGCGGTCTGCGGGTCCGGCGCCGGGCGTCGGTGTCCGCGCGGCAACTGCGGGCCGAGGGCGACCCGCTGGCGCACGCGATGGAGTGGATCACGCTCTACGCGATGGCGGTGAACGAGGAGAACGCCGCGGGCGGCCGGGTCGTGACGGCCCCGACCAACGGCGCCGCGGGCATCATCCCCGCCGTCCTGCACTACTACATCAACTTCGTGCCGGGCGCCGACGAGGACGGAGTGGTGCGCTTCCTGCTCGCCGCGGGCGCGATCGGCATGCTCTTCAAGGAGAACGCCTCCATCTCCGGCGCCGAGGTCGGCTGCCAGGGCGAGGTGGGCTCGGCCTGCTCGATGGCGGCGGGCGCGCTGGCCGAGGTGCTCGGCGGCTCGCCTGAACAGGTGGAGAACGCGGCCGAGATCGGCATGGAGCACAACCTCGGCCTGACCTGCGACCCGGTCGGCGGCCTGGTCCAGATCCCGTGCATCGAGCGCAACGGCATGGCCGCGGTGAAGGCGGTCACGGCGGCGAAGATGGCGATGCGCGGCGACGGCTCCCACAAGGTGTCCCTGGACAAGGTCATCAAGACGATGAAGGACACCGGCGCCGACATGAGCGTGAAGTACAAGGAGACCGCGCGCGGCGGGCTCGCGGTGAACATCATCGAGTGCTGA
- the glyA gene encoding serine hydroxymethyltransferase, translating to MSVLNTPLHELDPEVAAAVDAELHRQQSTLEMIASENFAPVAVMEAQGTVLTNKYAEGYPGRRYYGGCEYVDVTEQLAIDRVKELFGAEYANVQPHSGASANQAALFALAKPGDTILGLDLAHGGHLTHGMRLNFSGKQFDVVAYHVDDSGLVDMAEVERLAKEHRPKVIIAGWSAYPRQLDFAEFRRIADEVEAYLWVDMAHFAGLVAAGLHPNPVPHADVVTSTTHKTLGGPRGGIILAKKDFAKKLNSSVFPGFQGGPLEHVIAAKAVSFKVAASEEFKERQRRTVEGARILAERLTAADAREAGVNVLSGGTDVHLILVDLRESELDGQQAEDRLHEVGITVNRNAVPNDPRPPMVTSGLRIGTPALATRGFTAEDFAEVADVIAQALKPSYDADALKARVTALADKHPLYPGLSK from the coding sequence ATGTCCGTCCTGAACACGCCCCTGCACGAGCTCGACCCGGAGGTCGCCGCGGCGGTCGACGCCGAGCTGCACCGCCAGCAGTCGACCCTGGAGATGATCGCGTCGGAGAACTTCGCTCCGGTCGCCGTCATGGAGGCCCAGGGCACGGTCCTCACCAACAAGTACGCCGAGGGCTACCCCGGGCGCCGCTACTACGGCGGCTGCGAGTACGTCGACGTCACCGAGCAGCTCGCGATCGACCGGGTCAAGGAGCTGTTCGGCGCCGAGTACGCCAACGTCCAGCCCCACTCCGGTGCCTCCGCCAACCAGGCCGCGCTGTTCGCGCTGGCCAAGCCCGGCGACACCATCCTCGGTCTGGACCTGGCCCACGGCGGCCATCTGACCCACGGGATGCGGCTGAACTTCTCCGGCAAGCAGTTCGACGTGGTCGCCTACCACGTGGACGACTCCGGTCTGGTCGACATGGCCGAGGTGGAGCGCCTGGCCAAGGAGCACCGCCCGAAGGTGATCATCGCCGGCTGGTCGGCGTACCCGCGGCAGCTGGACTTCGCGGAGTTCCGCCGGATCGCCGACGAGGTCGAGGCGTACCTGTGGGTCGACATGGCGCACTTCGCCGGTCTGGTCGCGGCGGGGCTGCACCCGAACCCGGTGCCGCACGCCGACGTCGTCACCTCCACCACCCACAAGACCCTCGGTGGCCCGCGCGGCGGCATCATCCTCGCGAAGAAGGACTTCGCGAAGAAGCTGAACTCCTCCGTCTTCCCCGGCTTCCAGGGCGGCCCCCTGGAGCATGTGATCGCGGCGAAGGCGGTCTCCTTCAAGGTCGCCGCATCGGAGGAGTTCAAGGAGCGCCAGCGGCGTACGGTGGAGGGTGCGCGCATCCTCGCCGAGCGGCTGACGGCGGCCGACGCCCGCGAGGCCGGAGTGAACGTCCTGTCCGGTGGCACGGACGTCCACCTCATCCTCGTCGACCTGCGCGAGTCCGAGCTGGACGGCCAGCAGGCCGAGGACCGCCTCCACGAGGTCGGCATCACGGTCAACCGCAACGCCGTCCCGAACGACCCGCGTCCGCCGATGGTGACCTCCGGTCTGCGCATCGGCACGCCCGCCCTGGCCACCCGCGGCTTCACCGCCGAGGACTTCGCCGAGGTCGCGGACGTGATCGCACAGGCGCTGAAGCCGTCCTACGACGCGGACGCGCTGAAGGCCCGGGTCACGGCGCTTGCCGACAAGCACCCGCTGTACCCCGGTTTGAGCAAGTAG
- the gcvH gene encoding glycine cleavage system protein GcvH: protein MSNPQQLRYSKEHEWLSGAEDGVSTVGITEFAANALGDVVYAQLPEVGSTVTAGESCGELESTKSVSDLYSPVTGEVTEINQDVVDDPALVNSAPFEGGWLFKVRVTGEPDDLLSADEYTAFSAG from the coding sequence ATGAGCAACCCCCAGCAGCTGCGCTACAGCAAGGAGCACGAGTGGCTGTCGGGCGCCGAGGACGGCGTCTCGACGGTCGGCATCACGGAGTTCGCGGCCAACGCGCTCGGTGACGTCGTCTACGCCCAGCTTCCCGAGGTCGGCTCCACGGTGACCGCGGGCGAGTCCTGCGGCGAGCTGGAGTCCACCAAGTCGGTCAGCGACCTGTACTCCCCCGTCACCGGCGAGGTCACCGAGATCAACCAGGACGTCGTGGACGACCCGGCGCTGGTGAACTCGGCCCCCTTCGAGGGCGGCTGGCTGTTCAAGGTACGCGTCACGGGCGAGCCGGACGACCTGCTCTCCGCCGACGAGTACACCGCCTTTTCCGCCGGCTGA
- the gcvT gene encoding glycine cleavage system aminomethyltransferase GcvT, whose amino-acid sequence MSSPEPRRTALDALHRSLGATMTDFAGWDMPLRYASERDEHNAVRTRAGLFDLSHMGEITVTGPQAAALLNHALVGNIATVGPGRARYTMICQADGGILDDLIVYRLAETEYMVVANASNAQVVLDALVDRSAGFDAEVRDDRDAYALLAVQGPESPGIVKALTDADLDGLKYYAGLPGTVAGVPALIARTGYTGEDGFELFVKPEHAVELWQALTKAGEAVGLVPCGLSCRDTLRLEAGMPLYGHELTTALTPFDAGLGRVVKFEKEGDFVGREALTEAAARAESNPPRVLVGLIAEGRRVPRAGYPVVAGGQVIGEITSGAPSPTLGKPIAMAYVDAAHSAPGTAGVGVDIRGSHEPYEVVALPFYKRQK is encoded by the coding sequence ATGAGCAGTCCTGAACCCCGCCGTACCGCCCTCGATGCCCTGCATCGCTCGCTCGGCGCGACGATGACCGACTTCGCCGGCTGGGACATGCCGCTGCGGTACGCCTCCGAGCGCGACGAGCACAACGCCGTGCGCACCAGGGCCGGCCTGTTCGACCTCTCCCACATGGGCGAGATCACCGTCACCGGCCCGCAGGCCGCCGCGCTGCTGAACCACGCCCTGGTCGGCAACATCGCCACCGTCGGTCCCGGCCGCGCCCGCTACACCATGATCTGTCAGGCCGACGGCGGCATCCTCGACGACCTGATCGTCTACCGGCTCGCCGAGACCGAGTACATGGTCGTCGCCAACGCCTCCAACGCCCAGGTCGTCCTGGACGCGCTGGTGGATCGTTCCGCCGGTTTCGACGCCGAGGTCCGCGACGACCGCGACGCCTACGCCCTGCTCGCCGTCCAGGGCCCCGAGTCCCCGGGCATCGTGAAGGCGCTCACCGACGCCGACCTGGACGGCCTGAAGTACTACGCCGGTCTCCCCGGCACGGTGGCGGGCGTCCCGGCGCTGATCGCGCGCACCGGCTACACCGGCGAGGACGGCTTCGAGCTGTTCGTGAAGCCCGAGCACGCCGTCGAGCTGTGGCAGGCGCTGACCAAGGCGGGCGAGGCCGTCGGCCTGGTCCCCTGCGGTCTTTCCTGCCGGGACACCCTGCGCCTGGAGGCGGGCATGCCGCTGTACGGGCACGAGCTGACCACCGCGCTCACCCCCTTCGACGCCGGGCTCGGCCGGGTGGTGAAGTTCGAGAAGGAGGGCGACTTCGTCGGGCGCGAGGCGCTCACCGAGGCCGCCGCCCGCGCGGAGAGCAACCCGCCGCGCGTTCTCGTCGGCCTGATCGCCGAGGGCCGCCGGGTCCCGCGCGCCGGATACCCGGTCGTCGCCGGTGGCCAGGTCATCGGCGAGATCACCTCCGGCGCCCCCTCCCCCACGCTGGGCAAGCCGATCGCCATGGCCTACGTCGACGCCGCGCACTCCGCGCCGGGCACGGCCGGGGTCGGTGTGGACATCCGGGGCAGCCATGAGCCGTACGAGGTCGTGGCGCTGCCGTTCTACAAGCGTCAGAAGTAG
- a CDS encoding AAA family ATPase, producing the protein MTLNRTSAYATTTGIAVPRQPAAPARAASPVVRDLRERSGHSPHALLFGPKDLVVITGLPGSGKSTLMKRAVKGPRIDSQDTRDRWDARMPGFLPYAVYRPLVRIAHYAGLWSALRSGAGVVVHDCGTQAWVRGWLSRAARRRGGTLHLLLLDVTPDQALEGQRERGRGVSRYAFLRHRAAAGRLLRAVEKGELPQGCGSAVLIDRPAAGVLRRIGFTG; encoded by the coding sequence ATCACGTTGAACAGGACCTCGGCGTACGCGACCACCACGGGGATCGCGGTACCCCGGCAGCCGGCCGCACCGGCCCGGGCCGCGTCCCCGGTCGTGCGCGATCTGCGCGAGCGCTCCGGCCACAGTCCGCACGCGCTGCTCTTCGGCCCCAAGGACCTCGTCGTGATCACCGGCCTGCCCGGCAGCGGCAAGTCCACCCTCATGAAGCGGGCCGTGAAGGGCCCGAGGATCGACTCCCAGGACACCCGGGACCGCTGGGACGCCCGGATGCCCGGCTTCCTGCCGTACGCGGTCTACCGCCCCCTCGTCCGGATCGCGCACTACGCCGGGCTGTGGAGCGCCCTGCGCTCCGGCGCGGGCGTCGTCGTGCACGACTGCGGGACCCAGGCGTGGGTGCGCGGCTGGCTGTCCCGGGCGGCCCGGCGCCGGGGCGGCACCCTGCACCTGCTGCTCCTGGACGTCACCCCGGACCAGGCGCTGGAGGGCCAGCGCGAGCGCGGCCGGGGCGTGTCCCGGTACGCCTTCCTGCGGCACCGCGCGGCGGCCGGGCGGCTGCTGCGCGCGGTGGAGAAGGGGGAGCTCCCCCAGGGCTGCGGTTCGGCGGTGCTGATCGACCGGCCCGCGGCGGGCGTCCTGCGCCGGATCGGCTTCACGGGCTGA
- a CDS encoding enhanced serine sensitivity protein SseB, whose protein sequence is MDFPADLPADFPAQAHPHPHGGWPGNELEEVLSASLGVPSAGGRIIEVLGRSFLWIPLPSGGGPRSGPLDLPTLEIEGQAFVPVFSSEEQLRQVAGAHMSYTIAPAVEFARGLPPQVGIMVNPDGVVGIPLPPEGVAELCRVGRTPLDGPASGGRVKLYEPDWQDDPVDFLAAASAEFAATGVVTTARRCLAAIETAPPVMFVGVELSHWEGDLRTAPMDALGRALGRVPTQWQVNLILLDMAAQDPVAIWLREKVRPFYTQA, encoded by the coding sequence ATGGACTTCCCGGCGGATCTCCCCGCGGACTTCCCGGCGCAGGCGCACCCTCATCCGCACGGCGGATGGCCCGGCAACGAGCTGGAGGAGGTGCTCTCCGCCTCCCTCGGCGTGCCCTCGGCGGGCGGCCGGATCATCGAGGTGCTCGGGCGCAGCTTCCTCTGGATCCCGCTGCCCTCCGGCGGCGGCCCCCGGAGCGGGCCGCTGGACCTGCCCACGCTGGAGATCGAGGGCCAGGCCTTCGTCCCGGTCTTCAGCTCCGAGGAACAGCTCCGCCAGGTGGCCGGCGCGCACATGTCGTACACGATCGCCCCGGCGGTCGAGTTCGCCCGCGGTCTGCCCCCGCAGGTCGGCATCATGGTCAACCCCGACGGCGTGGTGGGCATCCCGCTGCCGCCCGAGGGCGTGGCCGAGCTGTGCCGGGTGGGCCGTACCCCGCTGGACGGCCCCGCGAGCGGCGGCCGGGTCAAGCTCTACGAACCGGACTGGCAGGACGACCCGGTCGACTTCCTCGCCGCGGCCTCGGCCGAGTTCGCGGCAACCGGAGTGGTGACAACGGCCCGCCGCTGCCTGGCCGCCATCGAGACGGCGCCCCCGGTCATGTTCGTGGGCGTGGAACTCTCCCACTGGGAGGGCGACCTCCGCACGGCCCCCATGGACGCCCTGGGCAGGGCCTTGGGAAGGGTCCCGACCCAGTGGCAGGTCAACTTGATCCTGTTGGACATGGCAGCCCAGGACCCGGTGGCGATATGGCTGCGCGAGAAGGTACGCCCCTTCTACACACAGGCTTAG
- a CDS encoding enhanced serine sensitivity protein SseB C-terminal domain-containing protein: MSASGIAAGQVEHMLRQVTPGRYDAYEALLRALATPNSGQIWMLLWHGQSGSPDAQYGNMEVDGHGYAPCVTSAQELSASGWNRSYEVVDGIDVARTLYPDHFGLWLNPHAPGGGVGIPWLDLRRIATGLDRQPAGPLRLSEPGIEIPHFYALLAQNAHRTPAVRALRRAWVQPALGAPYLAIGLDVYDTSPPAVDSVRAMMQQSIGAVPDGLPVSTVAMSDEYDPVAMWMRASARPFYDREAHAAQAPAAGYGYPPVQGGF; this comes from the coding sequence GTGAGCGCCAGCGGCATCGCGGCCGGGCAGGTCGAGCACATGCTGCGCCAGGTCACGCCCGGGCGGTACGACGCCTACGAGGCGCTCCTGCGCGCGCTCGCGACCCCGAACTCCGGCCAGATCTGGATGCTGCTGTGGCACGGCCAGTCCGGCTCCCCGGACGCCCAGTACGGGAACATGGAGGTCGACGGCCACGGCTACGCCCCCTGTGTCACCTCCGCCCAGGAGCTCTCGGCCAGCGGCTGGAACCGCAGTTACGAGGTCGTCGACGGAATCGACGTGGCCCGCACCCTGTACCCGGACCACTTCGGCCTCTGGCTGAACCCGCACGCCCCCGGCGGCGGCGTCGGCATCCCCTGGCTCGACCTGCGCCGGATCGCCACGGGCCTGGACCGCCAGCCCGCGGGCCCGCTGCGGCTGTCCGAACCCGGCATCGAGATCCCGCACTTCTACGCCCTGCTCGCGCAGAACGCGCACCGCACCCCGGCCGTCCGCGCCCTGCGCCGCGCCTGGGTGCAGCCGGCGCTCGGGGCGCCGTACCTCGCCATCGGACTGGATGTGTACGACACCAGCCCGCCCGCCGTGGATTCGGTGCGCGCGATGATGCAGCAGTCCATCGGCGCCGTCCCGGACGGGCTGCCGGTGTCGACGGTGGCGATGTCCGACGAGTACGACCCGGTCGCGATGTGGATGCGGGCGAGCGCCCGCCCGTTCTACGACCGTGAGGCGCACGCGGCGCAGGCGCCTGCCGCGGGATACGGTTACCCGCCCGTACAGGGCGGTTTCTGA